The genomic region TGGTAGAGCCCGTAGAGGCCGCGTGAGACGATCTCCGCTATCGCCCCGGCGAGGTCGCGGGCGTAGGTCGGGGAGATGTACTCGTCGTCCTTCACCTTAAGTGATCTTCCCTCCCCCGCGGCCCGCAGCATCGTACGCACGAAGTTGTGTCCTTCGCCGTAGACCCCGGCGGAGCGGACCACGTACCAGCGGCGGCACAGACGCATCACGTACTCCTCCCCGGCGAGCTTGGTCCTCCCGTAGACGCTCAGGGGGTTGGGCGGGTCGAAGGGTTCGTAGGGGCTCTCCGAGGTGCCGTCGAAGACGTAGTTGGTGCTCACGTGCAAGAGCTCGATCCCCCGCCGCTCGCAGAGCTGGGCCAGGTTGCGCGGCCCGAGCGCGTTCACCCGGTAGGCGAGCTCCCGCTCCGTCTCGCAACCGTCGACGTTGGTGTAGGCAGCGGCGTTGATCACGAGCTCCGGCGCGTGCTCCTCCAGCGCCGCCTCGACCGCCGGACAGTCCGCCACGTCGAGCTCCGCGTGCGAGAACGGCACGACCTCCCTCCCCTCCTCGGGCAGGACTCGGGCGAGCTCCCGCCCGAGCTGTCCCGCTGCACCGGTAAGAAGAACCTTCATCCCGTCTCTCCTCCTCTAGCCTCCGGCGAGTGAATCGTAGAGCGCCTCGAGCTCGGCGGCGTACTCGCTGGTGGTCTTGACCGGTCCTATCCCCTCCCGCAACCTCGCGAGCAGCCCTGGCTCGGAGGCGAGCCGGCGCAGCTGCCGGACGAGGTCTTCGGCGTCGTCCGCCGCGAAGAGGAGGCCGTTCTCGCCCGGACGCACGAACTCGGACATCCCGCCGAGGTCCGCGGCGAGGACCGGAATCCCGGCGGCGAACGCCTCGAAGACGACGCCGGGGGCGTTCTCGTACCAGCGGGAGGGAACCGCGAGCACGTCCATCCCCGCCAGGACCCTCCCGATCTCCCGGCGCACGAAGGGACCGGCGAACTCGATCCTGCCGTCCGGGGTCGCGAGCTCGCGCAGCCTCCGCACGTACCCCGCGTCGGGGCCGGGGGAGCCGTGGAGCCTCAGCCCGGCCGGCAGGTCCGGCGCCCGGAGGAACGCCTCGATCAGGAGATCGGGGCCCTTGTGCGGCGCGAGCGTCCCGACGAACCCGACCCGGAGCGGGGGCACCTCGTGCGGCGGGACCTTCTCTATCCCGCCGGTGTCTATCCCGTAGACCGAGACCGAGATCCTGCCCCGCCCGAGGCCGTTGGCCTCGAGCAGCTCGCGCGTGAGCCGGGTGTAGGCGAGGATGTGGTCGACGAGAGCGAGCTGCCGCCGGACGTACCCGGCCCGCTCCCGCAGGTCGCGCACCTGCCCCAGAGGAAAGATCCTCCGGGCGAGCGGGGTGCGCGAGGCCAGCCCCACGGCCCGCAGGGCCGCGTCCGGCATCAGCCCCACCGCACGCGAGAGCCCGCCGTCCGGGCTGCGCGAGGCCAGGCACCTCAGGCAGTGGTGGAGCTCGGGTCCCCGGCAGAGGACCCCGTCGTGGCGGTAGAGGTCGACCACCGGGCAGATGCTCCAGAAGTCCGCCGCGGTGAAGACGACCGGCAACCCCAGCCCCTTGAAGGCCGGGACGACGGAGGCCGAGAGCCCCTGCAGGTGCATCGCGTGCACCACGTCCGGCCCGAACTCCCGGGCGCAGGCGCGCGCCACCTCCGCCATATGCGGGTTCTCGTAGTTGAGCCGGTAGGGGCGGGAGAGACCCTCCCGGGGCCGGCCCACCCTGCGGACGGGCACCCCCTCGTAGACGTAATCGCGCACCTCCCCGGGCTCGATGTCGCCGTGCGGGGCGCTGCGCTGCGCCGCCAGGACGAAGACCTCGTGCCCCCGGGAGCGCAGCTCGCGCGCCAGGTTCAGCGTCACCACCTCGACCCCGGCCGAACTCTCCGGGAAGAACTGATGGGCGCAGAAGAGTATCCTCACAGACCGCCCCCGATCAGACGCTCCAGACGCGGGCCGTCCGACGCGGCGAGCAGAGTCCCGAGGCCGTTCGCCGCGGCGTACGAGGCGGCCCGGGGCGCGTGCCGCAGCGTCCCGAGGGGCCCCGCCTCGCACCAGAGCCCGCGCAGGAGGTGGGCCAGATCCGCCACCCCCGAGAGGAGGGCTGCCGGGGGGGAGACCTCGACCCCGAAGAGCTCCCGCAAAAGACGCGCCTCGGTGTAGCGTCGCCTCAGGTCGTAGCGAAATCCCCGCTCGTGCGAGTGGTAGACGACGGAGCGCGGCTCGTAGACGAGGGCGTATCCCGCCTCGACGACGCGCCGCCCCCACCGGAGATCCTCCCCGAAACCGCCCTCCTCGAACGGGATCTCCTCCCAGACCGACCGCCGGATGCAGGAGCTGACGTCGTCGAATGCGGCGGCGAGCCGCCGCTCGGCCGGAGTCAGCGCCCCGAGTCCCCGCGGGGCCCGCTGCACCCTGCGCCTCTCCGACGAAGCGAGGGAGCCTCGCGCCAGTACCCGGGTGAGCGGGGTGGCCTCCGGACGCGGTAGCTGCCTGCCGTAGACCCCGGCGACCGAAGGGTCTCCTTCGAGATCCTCGACCATCGCGGAGAGCCAGCCGCCGTCCGCCGGGAGCGCGTCCTGCACGACGAACGCCACGTACTCGCCGCGCGAGAGCGAGACCCCGAGGTTGCGCGCGGCCCCGTGGTCGAAGCTCCCCGGCGGGATCTCGTGCACCAGCGCCCCGAACCTCCGGGCCGTCTCGACCGTCCCGTCGTCGGAGCCCGAGTCGACCACGACGACCTCGACGACGAAATCTCCCCTCTGCGCGGCCATCCTCTCAAGGAGCAGCCCGAAGCCCGGTCCGGCGTTGCGGGTGAGCACCACCACCGAGACCTCTCCTCTCACCGGGGATCACGCCCCCCCCGGACATCACGGCCGCGCATCAGGGAGGCATTCTATCTTCCCGGTATGGATTTCACACCGGAAGACGGCTCTCGGGGCTTAAGTTTCGTTCACTTTTGTCCGATAATTCTTTCAGTACTTCGCAATGTTTCGGAGGGGGAATATGCGATCGAAGACATTCATCCTTCTTGCTCTCTGTGCGGCGGTCGTATGCCTCGCCGCCGGCAGCCACCCGGTCGGGGCCCGGCAGCAGGGCGCCGCGGCACGGACGATCTCCGGTGAGGTGAGCGCGGCCTCGCACCGCTACGGCGTGCCGGCGAGGCTGCTGCTCGCGATGGGTTACGTCAACACCCGCTGGGAGACCCCGCCGCCGAGCCCGTACCGGAAGGGCGACCCGGAGGCGAGGGGCACCTTCGGGGTGATGCAGCTCGCCGACAACCCCTACCAGCACACCCTCGGGCTGGCCTCGGGGATCACCGGCATCTCCCAAAAGCGCCTCGAGCAGAACCGGGCGGCGAACGTGATGGGGGCCGCGGCGGTCCTCGCTCACTATGCCGGCAAGCCGGGACCGCAGAACATAAACGGCTGGCGCGGCGCCGTGGCGCGCTACGGGGGCGGCGAGGCGTACGCCGAGCAGGTCTACCAGACGCTCAGGCAGGGCGCGAGCACGAGGACTTCCTCGGGCGAGAGGGTCGTCGTCCCCCGGACGCCGGGGGCACGGGCACCCCAGGCCTCCTACGCGCCCTCGGCGGTGCGGGCGGACTACAGCAGGGCCCGCTGGTACGGGACCAACGGGAACAACTTCACCCCGGCGAACCGGCCCCACGACCTGAGGATAAACAGGATAATAATCCACGTCACGCAGGGATCGTGGGCCTCCGCGATAAACTGGTTCAAGGATCCGAGAGCCCAGTCCTCGGCGCACTACGTCATACGCTCGAAGGATGGCTACGTCGGCCAGTCGGTGAGGGAGAAGAACATCGCCTGGCACGCGGCCAACTGGGACTACAACCAGCACTCCATCGGCATCGAGCACGAGGGGTACATCAACGATCCCAGGTGGTTCACCGACGCGATGTACCGCTCCTCGGCGAGGCTGGTCGCCCACCTGTGCCGCAAGTACCACATCCCGATCGACCGCAAGCACATAATCGGTCACAACCAGGTCCCCGGGGCCGACCACACCGACCCCGGACCCTACTGGAACTGGACGAAGTACATGCGCTATGTGCGCAGCTACGCGGGCGCCACGGGAGGCAAGCCTGTCTACCAGCAGGTGGTGGACAACGCCTCGGTCCGCTTCCACGCCTCGAAGGACTGGCACTACAACACCTGGAACAAGGCGAAGTACGGCAGAAACTACCGGGCAGCACGTCCGAAGAGCGTCTCCGACCCGGCAACCTTCTACGTCAAGGTCCCCACGACCTCCGACTACGCGGTCTACGCCCGCTGGCCGGCTTCGAGCGACTACAACGACCGCACCCCGATCCTCATCCGCACCACCTCGGGCTTCAGGAAGGTCGTCGTCAACCAGCGGCGCAACGGGGGAAAGTGGGTGAAGCTCGGGACCTTCCAGATGCCCGAGGGCAAGAAGCGGAGCATCATGATCTCCCGCTGGACGAGCGGGCGTGGCTGGGTGATAGCCGACGCCGTCATGATCCGGCGCTACAGGTAGTTCATCTCGCGGCCCGTTTCCGAGCGCCCACCCCGGCCGCGAACCAGCGGATGGTGCGCGCGAGGCCCTCTTCCAGGTCCACCACGGGCTCCCACCCGAGGGAGGCGCGAGCCCGGCTTATGTCCGGCGAGCGCCGCCTCGGGTCGTCCTCCGGCGGTGGCAGGCGGACGATGCGGCCCTCGCCCCCGGCGAGGCGGGTGATGAGCTCTGCTATCTCGAGCACGCTCCTCTCCTCCGGGTTGCCCAGGTTCACCGGGCGTGTCTCGTCGGAGCGCATGAGGAGCAGGAGACCTTCGACGAGGTCGTCCACGTACTGCAGGCTCCTGGTCTGGGTGCCGTCCCCGTAGACGGTCAGGGGTTCCCCTGCGAGGGCCTGCCGGACGAGGTTCGGGACGAGCCGGCCGTCGTCGGGGCGCATCCGGGGCCCGTAGGTGTTGAAGATGCGGGCTATGCGGGTCTGAAGCCGGTGGCGCCGGCGGTAGGCCGCGGTGAGCGCCTCGGCGTAGCGCTTCGCCTCGTCGTAGACGCCGCGCACCCCCGTGGTGCTCACGTTGCCCCGGTAGTCCTCGTGCTGGGGGTGGACCAGGGGGTCGCCGTAGACCTCGGAGGTTGAGGCCAGGAGGAAGCGGGCCTTCTTGCTCCGCGCCAGCTCGAGGACGTTCCTCGTCCCGGCCGAGCCACTCTCCAGGATCTCGATCGCGAGCGGCCCGAAGTCCTTCGGGCTCGCCGGGGAGGCCAGGTGGTAGACCTCGTCCACCCTGCCGGGGATACGGATCGGGCGCCGCACGTCGCGCTCGAGCAGGAAGAACCTTCCCCCGAGGTGTGAGACGTTCTGCGGGGAGCCGGTGATGAAGCTGTCGACGCAGACGACCTCGCAACCTTCGGCGAGGAGCCTCTCGGAGAGGTGGCTCCCGACGAAGCCTGCCCCGCCGGTGACGAGCGCGACGCGCCTCCTAGCCACGGCCGAAACCCGAGTAGAGAAGCCCGGCCGCCCGCGCCGCCTCCGGGTCGAGGGCGTTCCTCCCGTCCACGAGAAGGCGGGGATCGCGCATGATGGCGGCGGCGCGCACGAGGTCCAGGGCGCGAACCTCCTCCCACGCCGTCGCGACGACGGCGGCCCGGGCGCCCTCGAGCGCCGAATAGGGGTCGTGGCAGGGCTCCAGGCCGGGCATGCGGCGGGCGGCCTCCTTCGCCGAGACCGGGTCGTATCCGGCAACACGCGCCCCCTTCCCCAGAAGCAGCGCGGCGATCTCGAGCGCCGGGGAGCCCCTCAGATCCTCCGTCCCAGGCTTGAAGGAGAGACCGAGCAGGGCGACCCGCTCCCCCTCCAGCGACCCACCGAGCGCCGAGCGCACCCGGCGCACGGCCTCCCGCCGCCGCTCCAGGTTCACCTCTTCCGCGGCCGCGAGGAGCGGCATCCCCAGACCCCGTCCTTCGGCCATCGCCCTGAGCGCCGCCACGTCCTTCGGGAAGCACGAACCTCCCCAGCCGATCCCGGCCTCGAGGAACTCCCCACCTATCCTGTGGTCGAGCCCGATCCCCCGGGCCACCTCCCCGACGTCCGCGCCCACCAGCTCACAGAAGCGAGAGATCTCGTTGATGAAGCTGATCCTGGTGGCGAGGAAGGCGTTGGCGGCGTACTTTATCGTCTCGGCGCTCGCGAGGTCGGTGACGATGAGCGGAACCTCCCGCTTGGGCCTGGGTTCTATCGGGGACGGGAAGCTCTGCTCGACGATCGGGCGGTAGAGCTCGCGCATGATCTCGAGCGCCTCCTCCGACTCCCCGCCGAGCACGATCCTGTCCGGGAAGAGCGTGTCCAGGACGGCGCTCCCCTCGCGCAGAAACTCCGGGTTGGAGACGACCCGGAAGCTCTCCTTCCCGGCGCCGCCCTCGCGCAGCAGGCGCGAGACGTAGTCACCGCCTCCCACCGGCACGGTGCTCTTGTTCACCACCACGAGCGGGCGCTCCCTGCCGGCGCCCCCGAGAACCCGGCCCACACCC from Rubrobacter calidifluminis harbors:
- the rfbD gene encoding dTDP-4-dehydrorhamnose reductase encodes the protein MKVLLTGAAGQLGRELARVLPEEGREVVPFSHAELDVADCPAVEAALEEHAPELVINAAAYTNVDGCETERELAYRVNALGPRNLAQLCERRGIELLHVSTNYVFDGTSESPYEPFDPPNPLSVYGRTKLAGEEYVMRLCRRWYVVRSAGVYGEGHNFVRTMLRAAGEGRSLKVKDDEYISPTYARDLAGAIAEIVSRGLYGLYHATNSGSCSWYDFAREIFTLAGIEADLSPIKSSEYPLPAARPANGVLSSPDGPAMRHWREALSDYLSREL
- a CDS encoding UDP-glucuronic acid decarboxylase family protein, with the protein product MARRRVALVTGGAGFVGSHLSERLLAEGCEVVCVDSFITGSPQNVSHLGGRFFLLERDVRRPIRIPGRVDEVYHLASPASPKDFGPLAIEILESGSAGTRNVLELARSKKARFLLASTSEVYGDPLVHPQHEDYRGNVSTTGVRGVYDEAKRYAEALTAAYRRRHRLQTRIARIFNTYGPRMRPDDGRLVPNLVRQALAGEPLTVYGDGTQTRSLQYVDDLVEGLLLLMRSDETRPVNLGNPEERSVLEIAELITRLAGGEGRIVRLPPPEDDPRRRSPDISRARASLGWEPVVDLEEGLARTIRWFAAGVGARKRAAR
- a CDS encoding glycosyltransferase family 4 protein, whose protein sequence is MRILFCAHQFFPESSAGVEVVTLNLARELRSRGHEVFVLAAQRSAPHGDIEPGEVRDYVYEGVPVRRVGRPREGLSRPYRLNYENPHMAEVARACAREFGPDVVHAMHLQGLSASVVPAFKGLGLPVVFTAADFWSICPVVDLYRHDGVLCRGPELHHCLRCLASRSPDGGLSRAVGLMPDAALRAVGLASRTPLARRIFPLGQVRDLRERAGYVRRQLALVDHILAYTRLTRELLEANGLGRGRISVSVYGIDTGGIEKVPPHEVPPLRVGFVGTLAPHKGPDLLIEAFLRAPDLPAGLRLHGSPGPDAGYVRRLRELATPDGRIEFAGPFVRREIGRVLAGMDVLAVPSRWYENAPGVVFEAFAAGIPVLAADLGGMSEFVRPGENGLLFAADDAEDLVRQLRRLASEPGLLARLREGIGPVKTTSEYAAELEALYDSLAGG
- a CDS encoding glycosyltransferase family 2 protein, whose amino-acid sequence is MRGEVSVVVLTRNAGPGFGLLLERMAAQRGDFVVEVVVVDSGSDDGTVETARRFGALVHEIPPGSFDHGAARNLGVSLSRGEYVAFVVQDALPADGGWLSAMVEDLEGDPSVAGVYGRQLPRPEATPLTRVLARGSLASSERRRVQRAPRGLGALTPAERRLAAAFDDVSSCIRRSVWEEIPFEEGGFGEDLRWGRRVVEAGYALVYEPRSVVYHSHERGFRYDLRRRYTEARLLRELFGVEVSPPAALLSGVADLAHLLRGLWCEAGPLGTLRHAPRAASYAAANGLGTLLAASDGPRLERLIGGGL
- a CDS encoding N-acetylmuramoyl-L-alanine amidase, which gives rise to MRSKTFILLALCAAVVCLAAGSHPVGARQQGAAARTISGEVSAASHRYGVPARLLLAMGYVNTRWETPPPSPYRKGDPEARGTFGVMQLADNPYQHTLGLASGITGISQKRLEQNRAANVMGAAAVLAHYAGKPGPQNINGWRGAVARYGGGEAYAEQVYQTLRQGASTRTSSGERVVVPRTPGARAPQASYAPSAVRADYSRARWYGTNGNNFTPANRPHDLRINRIIIHVTQGSWASAINWFKDPRAQSSAHYVIRSKDGYVGQSVREKNIAWHAANWDYNQHSIGIEHEGYINDPRWFTDAMYRSSARLVAHLCRKYHIPIDRKHIIGHNQVPGADHTDPGPYWNWTKYMRYVRSYAGATGGKPVYQQVVDNASVRFHASKDWHYNTWNKAKYGRNYRAARPKSVSDPATFYVKVPTTSDYAVYARWPASSDYNDRTPILIRTTSGFRKVVVNQRRNGGKWVKLGTFQMPEGKKRSIMISRWTSGRGWVIADAVMIRRYR
- a CDS encoding UDP-glucose dehydrogenase family protein, with product GVGRVLGGAGRERPLVVVNKSTVPVGGGDYVSRLLREGGAGKESFRVVSNPEFLREGSAVLDTLFPDRIVLGGESEEALEIMRELYRPIVEQSFPSPIEPRPKREVPLIVTDLASAETIKYAANAFLATRISFINEISRFCELVGADVGEVARGIGLDHRIGGEFLEAGIGWGGSCFPKDVAALRAMAEGRGLGMPLLAAAEEVNLERRREAVRRVRSALGGSLEGERVALLGLSFKPGTEDLRGSPALEIAALLLGKGARVAGYDPVSAKEAARRMPGLEPCHDPYSALEGARAAVVATAWEEVRALDLVRAAAIMRDPRLLVDGRNALDPEAARAAGLLYSGFGRG